In Trichlorobacter lovleyi, the DNA window GATCCTGACCGGCAGCGCCTGGCTTGAGAAGGTACCGGCCGGCCAGCTGACCAGTGTCAGCTTCGGCGCCACACTGGGGCAGCCCGGCGTCATGCTGGTGGCGGTTGCAACCGCCCTGTTTGCCGGTTCAACCCTGATCGGCTGGAACTATTACGGTGAAAAGGCGATTGAGTACCTGCTGGGACCAAAATCAATCAAGCCGTACCGGGTGGTCTTTGTCTGCGTGGTACTGCTGGGCTCCATGATGAAACTGGATTTTGTCTGGAACTTCTCCGACCTGATGAACGGCATGATGATCATCCCCAACACGATTGGCCTGCTGCTGCTGTCCAGAGTCGTGAAAGAAGAGACGGCACGCTATTTCAAGTGGAACTCCTGACCGGCAGGGCTGTCTGTGAGGCGGCATGTTTTCTGATTTGGTCGCTCTCCTGCTCGCTGATCCCCAACGACAGCAGAAAGGCCTGATGGGCCTGGGGGGCGCGCCGCTCAAATTCGCTGTGCCACTGGCACATGGCCTGGTCGTCCATGCCGGCGGCCCGCAGCATCTCAATCCAGGTCTGCTTGTCCACCGCCTGTGACAGCTCTCCGCCGGTTGGCAGCGTGAGCATCCCGGCCAGCAGCCGTTGCTGGGCCTGCAGTTGTCTGATCTCGTTGCCGATAGCCTGCAGCCGCTGCCGGATGACCGCCTCGCTGCCGTCTGCTGCCGTTGCCAGCAGACAGCGGATCTCCTCTATCCCCAGACCTGCCTGGCGGTAGGAACAGACCAGGGCCAGCCGTTCCTTGTCGGCAGCTGAATAGAGGCGATAGCCCGCCTCACTGCGGCCGGTGGGACAGAGCAGGCCGACCCGGTCGTAGTACAGCAGGGTGCTGCGTGAAAGCCCGAAGCTGCGGGCCAGCTGGGTAATACGATACATAGGGTGCTCCAAAGCTGCGGCCCCGCCCAAACGGGGCCGCCACCGGTTTTAATCATGCGCTTTGGGCGCGAATCTCTGCAATGCGCTCGCTGGAAAGTCCCAGCCATTCCAGAAAGCTCTGGTGACCTGCCGGATTTTCTGTCTCGAACAGGTGGTGCCATTGCTGCATGGCGGCCTGATCCAGCCCGATGGCCCGAAAACGGGCTACCCATTCCTCTACGGTTACGTTTGATTGCATACGGTGTCTCCTTGTGCTGTGGTTTTGTGTCGTGGCCATGACAAGGGTTACGCTAAACTGTGAAGCGATAGTCAGGTCAAGGGAAAATGTTTGGCAGCCGTTCATGCACCGATTGTACACCATACAATGGGGGTAGTGACAATTGACAAGCGCCTGTAACTGTGAATAGTACTATGTAACATCTGCAGGCAAGGAGCCGGTATGGAACATGTGCTATGGGAAGCGCGTTATACTGTTGGTAATGAACGGCTTGATCAGCAGCATCAGAGGATTGTCGGCATGATCAACCAGCTGGGTGAGGCAATGGATACCGGTGCAGAGAAGGCCACCCTGATGAAAATACTGTCCGATCTGGCCGGCTATGCCAAGACCCATTTCAGCGAGGAAGAACGGACCCTGGTCGAGCATCAGTACCAGGCTCTTGATGAACACCGCGAACAGCATGCCCGGCTTAACCGCCAGCTGGCTGATTTTTATCGAACCTTCTACACCAGCTCCCGCCCGCAGACCAGGGAGGTCATGGCCTTTTTACAGAGCTGGCTGTATGACCACATTCTTGAGCAGGATAAACGTTATGCACCGTGTCTGGAAACCGCAGCATAGCCGGCTGCCAGGGACAGGGGGTGTCGTATGAACAGCCAGGGTTCGCCGCATGGTTCCAGGTCAGGGGTAACCGGTTTCCTGCTTAACCGGCGCCTTTCACTGGTTGTTGCCGCTGCCTCCTTTGTCACGGTGTTGTTGTTGGCTCTGGGAGTTGCTGCGTTTGTTGACAGCTACCTGAAGGAGAAAAACGGCCAGTCCCTGGCTGAACTGGCCTTCCACATGTCTCAGACGCTGGATAACGGGGTCTATGAGCGTTTTGGCGACCTGCTGCAGATCAGCCATCGTCTTGATTTTCGCAGTCTGCAACAAAATCCCCAGAAGTTGCGTGCGTATCTGGAACAGCAGCAGCGTTTTTTCCCGGAATACGCCTGGCTGGGGTTTGTGCGTCCTGACGGGACCGTGCTGGCAGGTACGGGCGGGATGCTGGAGCGCAAAAACATCAGTGCGCGGGAGTGGGTTCAGGCAGGCAAGCAGAACCCCTATGCCGGGGATGTGCATGAAGCCATGCTCTTGTCCGCGCTGCTTCCTCAGCCACAGGATGGTGAGCCGCTGCGCCTGATTGATCTGGCCCTGCCGATTTATGATGACCAGAACCGGCTGCTGGGGGTCATGGGAGCCCACCTGAGCTGGCAGTGGGCCAAGGATATCCGCAAAAACCTGCTCAGCCACAATCTTGATGGCCGTGAAATAGAAATTCTTATTCTGAACAGCAAAGGCAGTGTCCTGCTGGGAAGTTCCGGCGGGGCCTCCAATGGTATGGATCTGTCAAAACTGCTGAGTTTTCGCCAGGCCAGAGAGTTTAAAGTCGGCTCGGTCTCTGAACAGTGGCCCGATGGAAACCGTTATACCAGTGGCTATGCCCGCGGCAAGGGCCGCCCTGATTTTAACGGACTCAACTGGATTGTGCTTGCGCGGCAAAGCGACGCGATCGTTCACCAGGAGACCTCAGCCATCATGCAGAAGGCTGTGCTGCTTGGTCTGCTGATCGGCTTGTTGGCAGGGGCAGGCTGTTGGTTCAGCGTTTCCCGGGCGCTTGAGCCGCTGCAGCAGATTGAGGAGGCACTGGCACGGCTTGATCAGGATGCCGCTACGTTACCGGAAACGCTGCCCACTACGCGCCGTGACGCACTGGCGGGTTTTGCCCGGAAGCTCTATAGCCGGCTGATTGACATGTATGGCCGGGAACACCAGCTTCTGGCAGAGCGGGAAGAGTTGCGGGCAGAACTGACACAGCACTTTGATACCAAGGCACATCTGGCCGAACTGCGCAGGAGCCTTGAGTTGCGGGTGCTTGAGCGGACTGCGGACCTGCAGGATACAAACCGTCTGCTGGAACAGCAGCTTGAGCAGGCCGCGGCAACGTTGCTCTCCTGCCGGCAGTATCTGCAGGATCATCCGGACAGCACCGGCTTACAGGCTCAGATCCGGAAGAATCTGGAGCTGTTGAGGACACCACCCGCCGACACGGCGGTACAGGGCAGCCAGACCGCCACTGAACCGTCTGTTCGGGAGAAGCTATGAAAAACAGATCGATAATCACCGAGCACCTTCTGACCAGCACTGTCCTGCTGGTGGCCTTGCTGCTGTTTCTGGCAATTGGCCATCAGTTGATTGCGCATATCAGGGATGACGGCCAGATGATCAACCTGGCCGGCAGTCTCCGGTACCGGACATACAAGCTGTT includes these proteins:
- a CDS encoding MerR family transcriptional regulator, which gives rise to MYRITQLARSFGLSRSTLLYYDRVGLLCPTGRSEAGYRLYSAADKERLALVCSYRQAGLGIEEIRCLLATAADGSEAVIRQRLQAIGNEIRQLQAQQRLLAGMLTLPTGGELSQAVDKQTWIEMLRAAGMDDQAMCQWHSEFERRAPQAHQAFLLSLGISEQESDQIRKHAASQTALPVRSST
- a CDS encoding bacteriohemerythrin — its product is MEHVLWEARYTVGNERLDQQHQRIVGMINQLGEAMDTGAEKATLMKILSDLAGYAKTHFSEEERTLVEHQYQALDEHREQHARLNRQLADFYRTFYTSSRPQTREVMAFLQSWLYDHILEQDKRYAPCLETAA
- a CDS encoding cache domain-containing protein; protein product: MNSQGSPHGSRSGVTGFLLNRRLSLVVAAASFVTVLLLALGVAAFVDSYLKEKNGQSLAELAFHMSQTLDNGVYERFGDLLQISHRLDFRSLQQNPQKLRAYLEQQQRFFPEYAWLGFVRPDGTVLAGTGGMLERKNISAREWVQAGKQNPYAGDVHEAMLLSALLPQPQDGEPLRLIDLALPIYDDQNRLLGVMGAHLSWQWAKDIRKNLLSHNLDGREIEILILNSKGSVLLGSSGGASNGMDLSKLLSFRQAREFKVGSVSEQWPDGNRYTSGYARGKGRPDFNGLNWIVLARQSDAIVHQETSAIMQKAVLLGLLIGLLAGAGCWFSVSRALEPLQQIEEALARLDQDAATLPETLPTTRRDALAGFARKLYSRLIDMYGREHQLLAEREELRAELTQHFDTKAHLAELRRSLELRVLERTADLQDTNRLLEQQLEQAAATLLSCRQYLQDHPDSTGLQAQIRKNLELLRTPPADTAVQGSQTATEPSVREKL